A genomic stretch from Candidatus Bathyarchaeota archaeon includes:
- a CDS encoding class I SAM-dependent methyltransferase has product MEDSFAERADDHHAISRNTKSFINLVSEMTKPGSRRSLSRSLDKFETINVKKLGEDIRAFFRFSNEKIVLTQEIEKIIEPKRSHSVLDVGCGEGYVIRKIYRKVNRCVALDPDHEMLEILKKHVHDNSRVVFINKKLEDFETTERFDVTLSSHTLSFFNDKQKAINRMLDYTRKDGKLIIVLHCNASEQLWMLREMFHLINRREINHIYAEALHNYLAEKGLDPKLERVETVAVFPSLEIPLKLSYFLFRTDYNKTSSRNKLSIRRYLETKMYNHSVHIRALHGVISLRKT; this is encoded by the coding sequence ATGGAAGACTCGTTTGCAGAACGTGCAGACGATCACCATGCGATATCAAGAAACACGAAAAGCTTTATCAACTTAGTGAGTGAAATGACAAAACCCGGTTCCCGTCGGTCCCTTAGCCGAAGCTTGGACAAATTTGAAACAATCAACGTTAAGAAACTCGGCGAAGATATACGGGCTTTTTTTAGATTTAGCAACGAGAAAATTGTACTGACTCAAGAGATCGAAAAAATCATCGAGCCAAAGAGGTCTCACTCGGTTTTAGATGTGGGGTGTGGAGAAGGATATGTAATAAGAAAGATCTATAGAAAGGTAAACCGCTGTGTCGCCCTTGATCCTGATCATGAAATGTTGGAAATACTGAAGAAACATGTACATGATAATTCGAGAGTAGTATTCATCAATAAGAAACTAGAAGACTTTGAGACCACCGAAAGATTTGATGTAACACTTAGTTCTCACACGCTTTCATTTTTTAACGATAAACAAAAAGCGATTAATAGAATGTTAGATTACACAAGAAAAGATGGAAAACTAATCATTGTTCTACACTGCAATGCTAGTGAACAGTTGTGGATGCTAAGAGAAATGTTTCATTTAATCAATAGGAGGGAAATCAATCATATTTATGCCGAAGCTTTGCACAACTATTTGGCCGAAAAAGGTCTCGATCCAAAACTCGAGCGCGTTGAAACAGTTGCTGTTTTTCCTTCATTGGAGATCCCCTTGAAGCTTAGCTACTTTCTTTTTAGAACTGACTACAACAAAACCAGTAGCCGAAATAAGCTCTCCATTCGCAGATATTTGGAAACGAAAATGTACAATCACTCCGTGCATATTCGGGCTCTTCATGGAGTTATCAGCTTGAGAAAGACCTAG
- a CDS encoding radical SAM protein: protein MTKTIGFDGREHHFYVSPKARLKANELKFPLSISLQVTRTCNLNCVYCSEVGDIPTPSLNTTKKMISNLIGVERIILTGGEPLMRDDLIEIAKHAKQSQFNIVSIATNAVLIKPEFAKDLASFVDYVDVTIDGPRKIHNKIRGEYDAAMSGIRKLQDAQVAFSIVTVLFRENVDSILHICQIADVLGAKKLKILPPIVKGRGKNVLSKLLSPNELLDTFQKIRLEKERNGWTPRITLTDWEKVGEGHALLVHPNGDVVASPVPSEKDCIEVIGNILEEKIKSIWKRYSYKRNHLNKYIEKTLYVC, encoded by the coding sequence TTGACAAAAACGATTGGATTTGACGGGCGTGAACACCACTTCTATGTTAGCCCAAAGGCAAGGTTGAAGGCAAATGAGTTGAAGTTTCCCTTGTCTATCTCGTTGCAGGTTACAAGGACTTGCAATTTAAACTGTGTCTACTGTAGTGAAGTAGGCGACATTCCAACTCCTTCTCTCAACACAACTAAGAAAATGATCTCAAATCTCATTGGAGTGGAAAGAATTATTCTTACCGGCGGAGAGCCATTAATGAGAGATGATCTAATTGAAATAGCTAAACATGCGAAACAATCACAATTTAATATTGTCTCTATAGCGACGAATGCTGTCTTGATTAAACCTGAATTTGCAAAGGATTTGGCAAGTTTTGTTGACTATGTTGATGTCACAATAGATGGACCAAGAAAGATACACAACAAAATCCGAGGAGAATATGATGCTGCAATGAGTGGAATCAGAAAATTGCAAGATGCCCAAGTAGCCTTTTCGATTGTTACAGTACTCTTTCGTGAGAACGTTGACAGTATCCTTCATATATGTCAGATAGCCGATGTTCTTGGTGCAAAGAAGCTAAAAATCCTACCGCCAATTGTCAAAGGAAGAGGGAAGAATGTTCTCTCCAAGCTGTTAAGCCCCAATGAACTCTTAGATACGTTTCAAAAAATAAGATTAGAGAAGGAAAGAAATGGTTGGACACCAAGAATCACTCTGACCGATTGGGAGAAAGTTGGAGAGGGACATGCGTTACTCGTGCATCCAAATGGAGATGTCGTAGCGTCACCAGTTCCTTCTGAAAAAGATTGTATTGAAGTCATTGGGAATATTTTGGAAGAAAAGATCAAATCAATATGGAAGAGATACTCGTATAAAAGAAATCACTTGAACAAATATATAGAGAAAACGTTGTATGTTTGCTGA
- the tmk gene encoding dTMP kinase: protein MQIGKFQRCKDAKLKGKFVVFEGPHASGKTVQARMLCEHLQNTGVDAHYTKEPYSDDLIPLISKYSKGDLIHSPVLMHLLAADRYIHVSDIISWIQRGMFVICDRYVLSSLVYQQMQGIPLNIVKETNSFAINPDLMFFVNVPLKERLARVKRTHKEPPTFFLRDDKLVEEQELYQRLTNSWDEGRCGKIAIINGHEDINKVHRTVVNLVLDKLT from the coding sequence ATACAAATAGGCAAGTTTCAAAGATGTAAAGATGCAAAACTAAAGGGGAAATTTGTGGTTTTCGAAGGCCCTCACGCTTCAGGAAAAACTGTACAGGCAAGAATGTTGTGTGAGCATTTACAGAACACAGGGGTTGACGCGCATTATACTAAGGAACCATACTCTGATGACCTAATCCCTTTAATAAGCAAGTATTCTAAAGGAGACTTAATCCATTCTCCTGTGCTAATGCATCTTCTGGCTGCGGATAGATACATCCACGTGAGCGATATTATTTCTTGGATTCAAAGGGGAATGTTTGTCATATGTGATAGATACGTTCTTTCAAGTTTGGTTTACCAACAAATGCAAGGGATTCCTCTAAACATTGTTAAGGAAACGAATTCTTTTGCCATTAATCCTGACTTGATGTTTTTTGTTAATGTTCCACTGAAAGAACGGCTAGCAAGAGTCAAGCGAACACACAAAGAACCACCGACTTTCTTTCTTAGAGATGACAAACTAGTTGAAGAACAAGAATTGTATCAAAGATTGACTAACAGTTGGGATGAAGGGCGTTGTGGGAAAATAGCAATCATAAATGGTCACGAAGACATTAATAAGGTTCACAGAACTGTTGTGAATCTAGTGCTAGACAAACTCACTTAG
- a CDS encoding DNA-3-methyladenine glycosylase 2 family protein has product MLNVKTIRRLLSKESCPSDSLTTKIFVKSPFNFMLYQSLALEGKVIPLPYIYSTTGWRCMVRTRSGENIPTHVHAIRDDDEIYLVVDLLCDCSTDEEEEVKDSISHVFCCELDLLPFYEKASKDSNFFQVVKRLKGLKPYLSQDPFEALIKAVIRQLIRADVARRFIGMLVLRFGTEEVIAGKSYHGFPSPKVLSSATKGELTECNIGYKWKLVKELSCDVDSGDLDLHELSKLGDQKIIQRLTEYNGIGYWTSRIFLYDGLKRLDAYPIHDISLKKAVSLIYFQGSPISWDEVDLFFRDYEDFKGIATNYLFGALWLERTN; this is encoded by the coding sequence ATGTTGAATGTTAAAACGATAAGAAGGTTGCTATCTAAAGAATCTTGTCCTTCAGATAGCCTGACCACCAAGATTTTCGTCAAGTCTCCTTTCAATTTCATGCTCTATCAGAGTCTAGCGTTGGAAGGTAAGGTTATTCCTCTTCCGTATATTTATTCGACGACCGGTTGGAGATGCATGGTGAGGACACGATCTGGCGAGAACATTCCAACGCACGTTCATGCGATCAGAGATGACGACGAGATCTATTTGGTCGTCGATCTTCTTTGTGACTGTAGTACCGATGAAGAAGAGGAAGTCAAAGATAGTATAAGTCATGTCTTTTGTTGTGAGCTTGATCTTTTGCCTTTTTATGAAAAAGCCTCGAAAGACTCTAACTTCTTTCAAGTAGTAAAGAGGCTAAAAGGGCTTAAACCTTATTTGTCGCAAGATCCGTTTGAGGCGCTCATAAAAGCGGTCATTAGGCAGTTGATACGCGCCGATGTAGCTCGGCGCTTTATTGGGATGCTAGTTTTGCGCTTTGGTACTGAAGAGGTTATCGCTGGAAAAAGCTACCATGGTTTTCCGTCTCCTAAAGTGTTGTCAAGTGCAACCAAGGGAGAGCTGACTGAATGCAACATAGGTTATAAATGGAAACTCGTCAAAGAGCTATCGTGTGACGTCGATTCCGGCGATTTAGATCTTCATGAACTGTCAAAACTTGGTGACCAAAAGATCATTCAGAGGCTTACAGAATACAATGGTATAGGGTACTGGACCTCTCGGATATTTCTGTATGACGGATTAAAAAGACTTGATGCCTATCCTATACATGACATCTCATTAAAGAAGGCCGTATCCCTGATATATTTTCAGGGGAGCCCCATATCGTGGGATGAAGTAGACCTTTTTTTCAGGGACTACGAGGATTTTAAAGGTATAGCCACAAACTATCTATTCGGCGCCTTATGGCTTGAACGAACAAACTAA
- a CDS encoding DEAD/DEAH box helicase — MKKQLMGCVITLWDRLENQTLGKGLGLLADALYEKDDSKLATASKLLDRLLDFGYVSKRSEPIVRAISAFGLEASGETPQSKRAYQRLSDTFLPLETTLGSKEIAKAFTEAIKHYGLRDLGRFRTLAESIFAELKRREKADVRPDIAEKPDYMVSLGVIDLLLTYQEVLEGERKWDILASRVESLNETVKTIPTSPWLSVLTRLVCHALSADARRSILKLNLPKHVESKLLNRKITELWIPQAEAIEKGLLVGKNIVYSTAAATGKSLLAYLVASHASISQKVVYIVPTRTLADEAFRTLKDIVHSSRTPVAISTREKAQYDDELDQHAVIVATYEKLNALVRRKKIDESNIYCLIADEVHFISNMDRGVPLEFALARMKSKSVDPQVVALSGMINKEDADQLSAWLEASLVHSDWKPVDLDEMVLYDGCLYHKDGNVEQIPVKPSPAFPKLHQRVSVASHLVRDTIVKGGQCMVIVGTRKGAEEIAKQISKNLSSRRFFDPDLRALLGADTKTPISIDKAEREKLIREVRISEPELPICAKNLVSLLSNCVAYHHAGLPPKYREIVERGVSKRVVKVLVTTTTFEVGVNLPVTRVVFLNIANMLIRTYRNLAGRAGRPQFDVKGESVIIALTENELQRLRNKYFLSKNEPLESSVQNLAKRHPYARYAIQSEILGATLGRDITSFTALMDFLRQSWFWARADDQKKQEFIDHIKIELWNLGANYGLITYKEDSGEIEITSAGKMARKIMLSPFSTVNLIDNAQKIFKKKHDEKSLKFLILSLVGIPSEVRENDSAMKRVQVPPEFQSISGILKQNPIFKEQLDRTVLCPKYGTILWYWINSFPTEDILKLCNLDLSADAALLEETLPNNAYWVLHTLASTPDSALRMTQEQRNLVTQLAIDCRFGSSDPLVHELLSVGFKHIGRNTAIRLAKYMRKKKKNIKQLAESDFLDLFPKNPESAKLLFAELKARKGFHDLNARADFEKS, encoded by the coding sequence TTGAAAAAGCAACTGATGGGGTGTGTCATAACTTTGTGGGATCGCCTTGAAAACCAGACATTAGGAAAAGGATTAGGCCTTCTAGCCGATGCTTTGTATGAAAAAGATGATTCAAAGTTAGCAACTGCGTCGAAACTACTCGATAGGCTGCTTGATTTTGGTTATGTGTCAAAGCGTTCTGAACCAATTGTCAGAGCTATATCTGCCTTTGGACTTGAAGCAAGCGGAGAAACGCCTCAAAGTAAGAGGGCTTATCAAAGACTCTCTGATACCTTTTTGCCTCTAGAAACGACACTCGGGTCAAAGGAAATAGCCAAGGCATTTACTGAGGCAATCAAGCACTATGGCTTGCGTGATCTTGGTAGATTCAGGACTTTAGCTGAATCGATTTTTGCAGAATTGAAACGTCGAGAGAAAGCGGATGTTAGACCTGATATTGCTGAAAAACCTGATTACATGGTATCGTTGGGAGTAATTGATCTGCTTCTTACGTATCAGGAGGTTCTTGAAGGAGAAAGAAAGTGGGATATTCTTGCGAGTAGAGTTGAATCCTTAAACGAGACTGTTAAAACTATACCGACCTCACCATGGCTTTCTGTATTGACACGTTTGGTCTGCCATGCATTGAGTGCAGATGCAAGAAGGAGTATTCTCAAATTGAATCTCCCCAAGCATGTTGAATCTAAGCTTCTGAATAGAAAAATAACGGAGTTATGGATCCCACAAGCAGAGGCAATCGAAAAAGGGCTACTCGTCGGTAAGAACATAGTATATTCGACTGCAGCAGCCACTGGTAAATCACTTCTTGCTTATTTGGTTGCTTCACATGCCTCTATTTCTCAAAAGGTAGTCTACATTGTGCCAACAAGAACTCTTGCAGATGAAGCGTTCAGAACTCTAAAGGATATAGTTCATTCGTCGCGGACTCCAGTTGCTATTTCAACTCGAGAAAAAGCCCAGTATGATGATGAACTTGATCAACATGCAGTTATCGTTGCCACTTATGAGAAACTTAATGCTTTGGTAAGGCGAAAAAAGATTGATGAATCAAACATCTATTGCTTGATTGCAGATGAGGTCCACTTTATATCGAATATGGATAGAGGTGTCCCGTTAGAATTTGCTCTAGCTAGAATGAAAAGCAAAAGCGTTGATCCTCAAGTAGTTGCCCTTTCTGGGATGATCAATAAGGAAGATGCAGACCAACTATCCGCTTGGCTTGAGGCTTCATTGGTTCATAGCGATTGGAAGCCTGTTGACTTAGATGAAATGGTTCTCTATGATGGTTGTCTTTATCACAAGGATGGCAACGTAGAACAGATTCCTGTGAAACCCTCACCCGCATTTCCTAAGTTGCACCAACGAGTTTCTGTTGCTTCGCATTTGGTCAGAGATACAATAGTAAAAGGCGGTCAATGTATGGTAATAGTTGGGACAAGGAAAGGGGCAGAAGAAATCGCTAAGCAAATTTCTAAAAACCTCAGTTCTCGTCGGTTCTTTGATCCGGACCTAAGAGCACTTCTGGGTGCAGACACGAAAACACCAATCTCTATTGACAAAGCGGAAAGGGAGAAGCTTATACGTGAAGTGCGAATTTCCGAGCCCGAGTTGCCAATTTGTGCGAAAAATCTGGTCAGCCTCCTAAGTAACTGCGTAGCCTATCATCATGCAGGTCTACCACCAAAATATAGAGAAATAGTTGAACGCGGTGTTAGCAAGCGGGTCGTGAAGGTGTTAGTGACTACTACTACCTTTGAGGTTGGCGTAAATCTACCTGTCACTAGAGTAGTATTCTTGAATATAGCCAATATGCTTATCCGAACCTACAGAAATCTAGCGGGTAGAGCTGGCCGACCGCAATTCGACGTCAAGGGAGAATCTGTAATTATTGCTCTTACTGAAAATGAGCTTCAAAGGCTTCGGAATAAGTACTTTCTTTCTAAGAATGAACCTTTGGAATCAAGCGTGCAAAACTTAGCTAAGAGGCATCCCTATGCAAGATATGCAATTCAATCTGAGATTCTTGGAGCGACGTTGGGTCGCGATATTACGAGTTTTACGGCTCTAATGGATTTCCTGAGACAATCTTGGTTCTGGGCAAGAGCAGATGATCAAAAGAAACAGGAGTTTATTGACCACATAAAGATTGAACTCTGGAACCTTGGTGCTAACTACGGTCTAATTACCTACAAAGAGGATTCAGGCGAAATAGAGATAACCAGCGCAGGAAAGATGGCCCGAAAAATAATGCTTTCACCGTTTAGTACAGTGAATCTGATCGATAATGCCCAAAAAATATTCAAAAAGAAACATGATGAAAAATCCTTGAAGTTTCTCATATTGTCACTGGTTGGCATCCCCAGTGAGGTGAGAGAAAATGACAGTGCAATGAAACGTGTGCAGGTTCCCCCTGAATTTCAGTCAATTTCCGGAATTCTGAAGCAGAATCCTATCTTCAAAGAACAACTAGATAGAACTGTACTCTGCCCAAAATATGGCACCATCCTCTGGTACTGGATCAATTCCTTTCCAACCGAAGATATACTCAAATTATGTAACCTAGACCTAAGTGCGGACGCAGCTTTACTAGAAGAAACATTACCAAACAATGCTTATTGGGTTCTCCACACCCTTGCTTCAACACCAGACTCAGCCTTAAGAATGACTCAGGAACAACGCAATCTAGTTACCCAATTGGCAATTGATTGTAGGTTCGGATCATCTGATCCGCTTGTTCATGAACTACTTAGTGTGGGGTTTAAACATATAGGGAGAAACACCGCCATTCGCCTTGCGAAGTATATGCGTAAAAAGAAGAAAAATATCAAGCAACTGGCCGAATCAGACTTTCTTGATTTGTTCCCCAAAAACCCAGAATCCGCGAAGCTCTTATTTGCTGAATTGAAAGCGAGAAAGGGATTTCATGATCTTAATGCACGGGCTGACTTTGAAAAATCTTAA